A single genomic interval of Selenobaculum gibii harbors:
- a CDS encoding manganese catalase family protein yields the protein MKHNECELNIPYPPIEVEEKNFRYAQLLLEDYAGPNGELTALTQYFYQYLITQNQYSDFADQMECISIVEMKHMEILGKLIVLLGGNLFYGTYDCGKYTFWSGYNISTTENIRNFLMENIEGEKLAI from the coding sequence ATGAAACATAATGAGTGTGAATTAAACATTCCTTACCCACCTATTGAGGTAGAAGAAAAAAATTTTAGGTATGCTCAACTATTGTTAGAAGATTATGCAGGGCCTAACGGTGAACTTACAGCATTAACTCAGTATTTTTATCAATATCTAATAACCCAGAATCAATACAGCGATTTTGCAGATCAAATGGAATGCATTTCAATTGTTGAAATGAAACATATGGAGATATTGGGAAAATTAATTGTCTTACTTGGTGGTAACCTTTTTTATGGTACCTATGATTGTGGAAAATATACATTTTGGTCCGGATATAATATTTCTACAACTGAAAACATAAGAAATTTTTTAATGGAAAATATCGAAGGTGAAAAGCTAGCTATATAA